In the Desulfobulbaceae bacterium DB1 genome, AAAGTTAGTGGAGAAGAACTTTGATGATGCATGGGGGGTGCTGTCTGACTTAGTTCATGTTCGAAACGAACAACGATTCAATCAATATGAATTTACCGATAAAGGCGAAATATTTAAGGTAGCTGAAAACATTCACTTCATTACATTTTCTGACACACTTTTTTTATTTACAAACAGCACATCGCCTATCGAATTAAAATCATTAATTATTCTAGTAACAGAAATTTTCCATAAGGCATTATTCAATTGTGTTCCTGTCAGAGCTGGAATTGGCCTTGGCCGATTCAATGTCAATTTTGAAGAATCTATGTTTGCTGGCCCAGCTTTAATTGATGCCTATTACGCAGGAGAAAATGCAAAATGGCTTGGGATCACATTTTCAGAGCCAGCTGGCAAAGCGGCTAGTACTAAGTAACTTTTATATTTTCGGATACAGATGTTGGAGCTTTATACGAGCATCCGATGTTTTGAACTGCCAAACAATTTTCTTCGCGCTATTGTTTCTCGCTTTTTCCCAGGCAGCAACATGGGCCTGCATGACCGCCATTTCTGGTATCCGGCGATCAAGACACTGTCCCTTGAGAACACTGAGTTCGATTTCCGCCATGTTGAGCCAGCTTCCGTGCTTGGGTGTGTAATGAATTTCGAGTCTTTCCGCCAACCGCCTCGCCTCTTGGGGTTCGAAGGCTTCATAGAGTGAGGCGATATTATGCGTGTTCAAATTGTCCATAACCAGACGAACCTTGCAAGCATGAGGATAACGCTCATCCAGCATTTGCTTGATCTGTGCCGCCCAATCTTTACGGGTTCGCCGTTCCGTGACCGCTACATGGCGCCGACCGGTCAGCGGTTCAACTTCCATAAATATTTCTGCCACGCCATTTCTGACGTATTCATCGTCGATGCACCGCGTTTGGCCTGGTTTTCCTGGTATTGGCTCTCGAACTTCACCAATCAGCTGTTTGGAAGATTCGTCCATACAAACCACTGGATACTCAGGATCATATGGGAAATGGTACACTTCCAAAACATCTTCCATCGCCGCTACAAAGGCTGCGTTACCTTTCGGCGGGATTTTCCAGTATTTCTTGCGGTGAGGTTGAAGTTCATTTTTTTTAATGCCCGCTGCACTGTCATGTGCGAAACCTTATCAGCAAAACCCAATTCAACTGCTTTTTCCGCAAGTAGCCTGACTGTCCATCGCTGGCGTCCTTCCGGTGCTTCGGAACACGCCAACGCAATCAATCGTGCCTCAAATGCCCCGTCAAAGATAACCTCTCTTGGCGGCTTCTCGCTTGGCTTGCGCTCCAAAGCAGCCTCGAGTCCTTCTTCGACAAAGCGCTTCTTCAGGTGTTCAATTGAGCGGCTGGTTACCCCCAGGGCATCAGCTACATCAGCGACTTTCCATGCCAAACCTTCTGGACCGGCGTCACATAGAAGCAAAGCACGGGCGTGTCTGAATCGCCTGGCCTCGATTCTCCCCCTTTTCGTCAATGCCTCAAGCTCGCTGCGTTCCTCTTTGGTCAAAGTAACTCTGTATCTCGGTGACATGATGGCCTCCTTATGTTGGATGCCATCAGTATATCACCACGGACAATAAATGCGAACTAATTAAGGTTACATGGTACTAGTTCTTTAGACCTAACTTCTGGCACACAACCCTCAATCATTGAGTGGGATGTACCAATTAAGAATGGGACAAAGCCCTCTTACGTCGTCAATTGGCCAGCTATATTCGCAACTGACTTAAAGGTGGCACCGCCTATTTCTGTTGAGCTTTTTTATAAGGCTTTTGAAAGCTCATTTGGTCCTTTTTCATCATTAGATGAAGATATAAGAAGAAAGTACGAAAATACCGTTGAGTTCATGAACAATAGGCTATTAAAAGTCAACATGCCTAACGAACAAGGTCAGATTGTGCAAGCGTAGCGCGCCACAATCTGACCTTGTTCGTTAAACACGCATTAAACACGCAAAGGGGGACAGATTTATTTTTGACATTCCTTTCGGGTCCTTTTTCTCGGCGGATTGGCCGTATTCGAGCATCCACCGGTATATCGAGGCGGGGATGATGAATCACGATTGGAGCGGTGGAATCTGCGGCAACGATCAAAACGGCTATGGAGAGAGAGA is a window encoding:
- a CDS encoding IS630 family transposase; amino-acid sequence: MEDVLEVYHFPYDPEYPVVCMDESSKQLIGEVREPIPGKPGQTRCIDDEYVRNGVAEIFMEVEPLTGRRHVAVTERRTRKDWAAQIKQMLDERYPHACKVRLVMDNLNTHNIASLYEAFEPQEARRLAERLEIHYTPKHGSWLNMAEIELSVLKGQCLDRRIPEMAVMQAHVAAWEKARNNSAKKIVWQFKTSDARIKLQHLYPKI
- a CDS encoding IS630 family transposase — encoded protein: MSPRYRVTLTKEERSELEALTKRGRIEARRFRHARALLLCDAGPEGLAWKVADVADALGVTSRSIEHLKKRFVEEGLEAALERKPSEKPPREVIFDGAFEARLIALACSEAPEGRQRWTVRLLAEKAVELGFADKVSHMTVQRALKKMNFNLTARNTGKSRRKVTQPL